The DNA region CAATGGGCAGGGGAGACCATTGAGGTCAGCATGGCAAACCCGGATGGGAAATAAAGTCCGCCGAAAAGTCCGGCCACCAGCAGAGAAACGCGCAGCCATAGCCCTGAAGGACTCAATCCAGCCAGGCACAGGGCTCCACCTATTCCCAGAGCAGATATCATGACCACCTTATGATGCTCCATCCTGGACGATACCAAGGTTGAGCCCAAGAGGCCGATACTGTATCCTAGAGAAAGGACAAGAAAAAGCTCCCCTGCCTGGGCCTTGGTCAGGTCAAAGTCTTCACGAATATATATCAGAAATGGGGCCAGGATTATCCTGGTGATGAAATTCAGGAAAAAAATCCCGGTCAGGGTGAGAATTGACGGAACTGCGTTTCGGAACTCCATGACCAAATATTCTTCCGGCTCCTGGTTGTGGGCAGGATGTCTGCCACACTATAAGAGGGTAAGCATGTTTATTCCGGGATCAGGCCGGCAGGCAGCCCAAAGATGGAAAAGGAAAGTATGGGAAAAAACCTGGAGTGAACTCTGTTTTCCTGCAAAAAAAGCCAGGCCATTTAAAGACCCAGAACTTCGGACAGAAGGTTGTCCCGGTGAATGGCTTCAGAATACAGGCACTCACCCAGAAGTTCTTCTATTTCAGAAGATTTCTTGCCCATAATCAGCGCAAGGTCTGAGGAACTATAGTTGGACAGGCCCACAGCAGGTTTTTCCGCTCCCCCCCGGACAATGACCTTCACCAGATCACCCTTGCCAAATTCCCCTTTGACAGCCACTATGCCGGCCGGCAAAAGGCTTTTACCCTGCAGGAACACGGCCCGGGCAGCTCCCTGATCAATGACGACCTCGCCGCAGGGCTCAAGGTTGTAGGCCAGCCAGAATTTCCGGCTGGAAATAACCTTCTGGCAGGGCATGATCCAGGTTCCAAGATCTTCTCCTTCAAAGGCCTTTTCCAGGCAGAAGCGGTCCTTTCCGGAAAGAATCAGGGTGGGGACACCTATCTGAGCGGCTTTTCTGGCGGCCATCAGTTTACTGTACATGCCGCCGCTGCCCTGCTTGGTCTTGCCTTTGCACATCTCCTGAATGGGCATGGCATTGATGTCCCGGATGCAGGCTATCCTCTCTGCCTGGGAGTTTTCCAGGGGATTATCGCTGAAAACCCCGTCTGCAGAGGTCAAATTGATGAACAGATCGGCTTCAGCCAAATTCAGGATTAATGCGGCTAAAGCGTCATTATCCCCGAACTTGAGTTCCTGGACCGCCACTGTATCGTTTTCATTGATAATCGGTATAACCCGCCACCTCAGGAGTTGAAGCATGGTGTTGCGGGCATTGATAAACCGTTCCCGGTTGTTAAGGTCATCTCTGGTCAAAAGGATCTGGGCTGTAATTTTCTTATACCTTCCAAAGACCTCGTCATAGGCATGCATAAGCCTGCTTTGACCCACCGCAGAAGTAGCCTGTTTAAAGACCAGGTCGCTTTTGGCCCGGCAGGATGACAGGACTTTACATCCGGCAGCCACTGCTCCGGATGAAACCAAGATCACATCCACTCCCCTGTCATGAATCAGGGCAATCTGATCAACCAGCCTGTTCACTACCCTCAGGTCAAGACCGTCTTCAGAAGTAAGCACTGCACTTCCGATTTTGATGACAACCCGTCCCACTTTTTCCAGGGCCTTGAGTCGTTCTTTAGTGGCATCCTTCATGGAAAATAGTCCTTATATCATTAGACCCGGCCGGACAACCTGTAAAATTTTTCCCATATCGCCTTAAGGAGTCTATCCACTCCTGTTCCTTCAAGGGCAGAAATATAGTATATATCCGGGTCAATATGGGATGAATTCTTCATTATCCTGTCCAGGGTATCCTGGTCCAGCAGATCGATCTTGTTAAACACCCGGATCTGCTCCTTTTGAGCCAGTTCCGGGGAGTATTTTTCCAGTTCATGGTTAAGAAGATCAAATCCCTGCGTGGGTTTATCCGGATCAATATCCTCTACACTCAATATATGGACCAGAAACCTGGTCCGCTCAACGTGCTTCAGGAACCTGTCTCCCAGGCCGTGCCCTTCATGAGCACCCTCAATGAGCCCGGGAATGTCAGCCATGACCAGACGGGTTCCCTGATCATTATCCAGGACTCCAAGATTGGGAGTCAGGGTTGTAAACGGATAGGCCCCAATTTTTGGTTTTGCAGCTGAAACCAGGGAAATAAATGTGGATTTTCCTGCATTGGGCAGACCCAGAAGACCAGCGTCAGCCATGACCTTGAGCGTCAGGCGAAGCCTCAACTCCTGGCCTTCCTGTCCGGGCTGGGCAAATCTGGGAGCACGCATGGTTGAGGACTTGAAATGGGCATTACCCTTGCCACCGGTTCCTCCTCTGGCCACAAGGACTTTCCGGTCAGGAACAGTCAGATCGGCCACCAGAGATTCGCCTTCGTCCGAGACCGAATAAATTATGGTTCCTGGAGGCACTTTCACCACCAGATCATTTCCGCCAGCTCCGAATTTCTGCCGGCCCATCCCGGACTGCCCGTTACCAGCCTCATAAACTCTTTTATGTCTGAAATCATACAGGGTAAGCAATTTGTCATCAGCCACAAAGTAGATGTCTCCGCCTTTTCCTCCATCACCACCGTCGGGTCCGCCCTTGGGAATATATTTCTCCCGTCTGAATGAAACGCAACCGTTTCCGCCTTTTCCCGAACGTACGGTAATCATGGCTTCGTCAACAAACCTCATGCCCTGCTCCTGAATCTAAAAAAAAAGCCGTCCGGAAGACCAGACGGCTTACAATCAAAAAAACAAAGTAAATCAGACAGCAACCGGGACAATGCTGACCCTGGTTTTGACCCTTTTCTGGCGGGCGTACTTCTCATATTTGACCTGCCCGTCAATCAGGGCAAACAGAGTGTAATCTCTGCCCATACCTACGTTTTCACCTGGATGGACCTTGGTTCCCAGCTGTCTGACCAGTATGTTTCCGGCTTTAACCGCCTGACCGCCGTATTTTTTAATTCCTCTTCTCTGCCCCTGGCTGTCCCTGCCGTTTCTGGAGCTTCCACCGGCTTTTTTATGTGCCATTATCCAATCCTCCCGGAACTAGGCCTCAATGCTCTTCACCCGCAATCTGGTGAAGTCCTGGCGATGTCCCTGTTTTTTGCTGTAACCCTTGCGCCTTTTTTTCTTAAAGACAATGACCTTTTTGTCCCGCTCATGGCTGAGAACATCGCAGACCACTTTGGCCCCATCAACATAAGGCTGACCGAATTTAACTTCGGACTGACCGCCTGCAGCCAGAATTTTGTCCAGCACAATCTCGGATCCTGCCTCGTCAGCCAGTTTGGCCACCTTAATCTGCTGTCCTTCCTTGACACGGAACTGTTTTCCACCAGTCTCTATAATCGCAAACATTTTTACCTCCCAAATGGAAAAGAAGCTTATTACACACAAACCATGGATATAGTCAAGAAATATCCAGACAAAAAAATAAAGTCAGACCGCTCTGGCCAGAACCACCACCCGGACCTGAGAGGCCCCGGAACCCAGGAGAACCCTTGTACATTCCTCTAAAGTGGAACCAGTAGTCATTATATCATCCACCAGAAGGATTTTTTTATCCTTGACCTTTTCCTTGCCTGCCTGAAAAGCACCCTTCTGAGCCTTAAGTCTGTGTTTACGGTCCAGGGCGCTCTGAGGAGGAGTATTCCTGGTCTTGACCAGGGCATCCTTAGACCATGGCAGTCTGATCCTGCCAGCCAGAATCCTGGACAGTTCCTGGCTCTGGTTGAAACCTCTGCTGGCCAGCTTTGCCCGGTGCAGAGGAACAGGCACTATCAGATCAAGATACTCGTAGGGGTGAAAAGAGGTTGCAGAAAAGAGAAGATTTCCCAGCACATTGCCCAGCCCCAGATCCGCCCGGAACTTGTACCTTATGATCATTTCCTTGAGCAGGCCGTTGTAGACTGAATAAAAAGATATGCCCTGCCAGGAAAAAGGTTTGGTTCTGCAACTCAGACAGAGGTGGGTGGACTCATCCTCCAGGGCATAGATCCTGGCGCACAGGCCGCAGAACCCTCCGGTCCTGGGTCTGAGTTCCCAGGAGCATGCCGGGCAAAGGATAACGCCCGGCCCTGCTTGATCAAACACTGATCCGCATACGGAACATCTTTTCCCCAGCACCTGGCGGAATCCGCTGGAGAGTATGCTGTAGGTCTTTTGCCAGAAAAAAGAAAGTTGGGGATCCATGGTCAGTTCCTGCCTGCAGCATAGGAAGCAGTCAAAAGCCCTCAGGGCAGTCCGGCATCATTTCAGCCCAGCCTCTACAAAGCTCCTGATCCTGGCCCTAAGCTGGGGAAGATTTTCAAGATCGCTCTTTTGATCCACTCCGCGCAGACAAAGATCATTCAGATCGTAGCCGAATGGTGTCAGAAAATACCTCATGGTCAAAAGGCTTCCCTGAAAAAGCGACCTCCCCCTGCTTCGTCCGGCCACCAGTACACATAAAGCCTTTTTGCCCCTGGGAGAAGAAGCCGGATTGGCAACCCACCTTTCGTAGTAACTCTGACTCCGGTCAATAAGTCCCTTGAACCCGGCTGGCAAATGATAAAAATAAATGGGCGAACAGAAACAGACTGTCCCGGCCAGATCAATCCGCTCCAGCAGCATGGCACAGTCGTCTCTGTCCTTGAAAAGGCATTCAAAGTCCTGGGATTCTGCACAACCGTGACACCCCACACAGGGCATGACCCGGTAATTGCGCAGATAAACCAATTGCGCACTGCAGCCGGCCCTTTGGGCTGCCTCCAAAGCTTCATGGGCAGCCAGATCAGTATTTCCCCCTTTCCTCGGGCTGCAGGCAAATATGGTCAGGTCATTCTTCATACGGGCTGGCCTTTCTGGTAAAATCAGCTTCAATATGATCGTTTTTTTCTGAAACAGTCAATTTCCATCCAGGATGCAGGTGCAGCACGTTTTCAAGCTGCCCCCTGGACTCTTTAAGGGCCAGAACCCGGACATTGTTCCCTTTGCTGAAACGGAGATGCCAACCCACCTCCAGTCCAAGGCCTCAGCATTTGCTTCGCATATCAAGCCAGATCAGATCCCTGCTCACTTTTCCTCCTTTTTGGCTGCAAGATCCTGATAAATATCCCCATACTCATCAATCATTCTTGGGGAAGTGAACCTGTCCATTGCCACACCATAAGCTTGCTCAGCCATGGCCCTGGCCTGTCTGGGATGCATAAGCAGTCCTGCGGCAGACTCGGCCATGGCCTGATAGTCACCCGGCCTGATCAGAATCCCAGTGCTCCCGGATTTGATCTGCTCCGGGATGCCCCCCACACCAAAGGAAACAACTGGCAGCCTGCTCATCATGGCTTCCAGAATCACCAGCGGATGGTTGTCAGCTATTGAAGGATAAATCAGGATGCTGGCCCGCTCCATGATGGACCGTACCGCATGGTTGGGCAAATACGGAAGATGAAACACATCAGCTGTTCTGTCCTGTACTTTATTGCCCACAAACAAAGCTCTGGCCCTTGGCCGGGTCTTTTTTATCAGTTTCCAGATCCGCATCCACTGGCCACCGCTTTTATAACCGGCCTCAACCCCACCATGAGCAACAAACAGTACAAGCTCACCCTGAAAATCCGGGATGTGCCCCTGGTCATCCTTCAGGGCAGAGGCCTGTTCTATTCCATTGGCAATAACCCTGACCTTCAAGCCCGGAAAAGCCCTTTCTGCCATCTCCGCGAGCCAGGCTGAAGGACTGACCAGGACCGGTTTGACCAGAGCAGCCGCATCCTGCCTGCGCTGCCAGTCCTCATGGGAATCACTGTATCCCCTTTGGCATTCATGACATCCTGCAAGCCATTTGCGACATTCCAGGGGATAGACGCAGCCCCCTGTAAAAAGGGAGGCATCATGCATGGTCACCACTGGTCTTTGCTTCAGGCCGAGGCAGGATAAAAGGGTTTTTGGCCAGTTCTGGGTGGAATGGATATGGACCAGCACGTCCTGATCTCGCCCCTTGAGGTCAGGACTCGGCCTGCCATTTGTCCCGCAGATTTCGCTTTCAACCCGACTGTCCCATCCCCTGGAGCACATCCCCAGGCTGAGCAGCCCGGCAATCATGGCTGTGCCACCCTGATCTCTGAGGATGGTATGGTGGACCATGCGCAATCTAGATAAATTTGTGCTCATGGAAAAAGGGATTGTGGAGTCTTTCATCCAGAACCCTGCTTTCCGGGCCATGACCTGAATAGATTGTGGTATTGTCCGGAAGGGTGAATATCTGTTTCTGGGCTGACTCTTTTAAAACTTCGGGATCTCCTCCTGGAAAGTCTGTCCGGCCAACAGAACGGAAAAACAACAGGTCTCCTACAAAAACCGCATTCAATTCAGGAAAGTAAAATGACAGGCTGCCCGGGGTATGTCCCGGAGTCCCAAGGACATGGCAGGGGCTGTCCAGAAATACTGTCTGACCCGGTTCCAGGTTGATGAAGTCAAATGCAGGTGTCTCTGGAAATCCCATGAAGCCCCCTCCGCCCACCTCTGTCTGGAGGAGAAAACTGTCCTTTTGGGGAGCCATAATCTCCGCCCCGGTCCTGGATGACAAGGACTGATTTCCCTGGATGTGGTCAAAATGAAGATGAGTGTTGAGAATGGTCTGGAGGTTAAGTTCCTGAGTCTGAAGAAAGTCTATTACAGCCTCGGGATCACCGCCTGGATCCACAGCCAGGGCTTGCTTGTCATTGTAAATAAGGTAACAGTTTGTTTCCAGAGGACCAAGATTGAATTGTTTTAATTTGAGCATGATATACCCATAAGTTAAATGTGGCCTGCCTGTTGAGGCAGTTAAAAAGGTTCCACCATCAGCTGGGAAAGTTCCCTCCGTGAAGATGACCCCCCAGATGCAGGATGACCCAGAGCAACTACAGCCATGAGTTCCAGGTGTTCGGCATCTGTTCCCAGAACCTGATGTACCTCCTTCTCCTGATTGATGATTTCTCCCAGCCAGACCCCGCCAAGACCGAGTCCGTGTATGGCCAGAAGCATGTTCTGGATACAGGCCCCAGCGCCCTGACAATCTTTTTCATGGTGGTATTTGGCCTTTCTGTCCAGAAAAACCACAATAAGCACCTGTGCCCCCCGGACAACATGGGCATACTTGGTACAGCCTTCCAGGGCCTGTTTTCTGGAGTCCCTTGCATTCAGCACCAGAAATCTCCACGGCTGATTGTTGAGGCCGCTGGGAGCCCACCTGCCAGCCTCCAGCACCGCAAGAACATGCTCTTTGGTAACCGGTTCATCTGTAAACTTCCGGATGCTCCGTCTGGTGGTTATTGTTTCCATTATCCTCATTCCTGCTCCTTTGTTTCATCAGTACTTAAACCCATCCTACCCTCTCATTCACCGGGAATCAACCTTATCCGGCCCGGATCATTAATATAAGGACTGGACAGCATGGTGTCATTTATATAACTTAAAAACTTTGCTTTTAACTGTAAACCCGGCCACCACATGTACCTGAACCTTGATAAAAGCGATCTCATCCGGTTTGAGTCCATTCTCAAAAACTCCCTGGCGTCACTTATCTCTTTTACCTCCTACAGCCTTTACTTTCCCAGAGAAATTCCTCTGGCAATGCAGGAGGGAAAAAAACTTGTTCCGATCATTGAAAAAGACCGGACCCTGTTGCCTCTAAGCCTGAACAACAACTTCCTGGGCATTTTCCTGGCCAAAGGCACTGATTATAACCAGCTGATCTCCCTTAAAGATCACCTTGGGTCATTCACCTCCCTGAGCCTGGACAAACTCTTCCTGCACAAACAGTGCATGCTGGACGAACTAACCGGTCTGAGTAACCGGGAACAGTTCACCAGAATGGTGGAAAGGGAGATTGAATCAGTACTGTCCAGCATCACCCCGGGTCCGGCAGCCACCATGGATAACGGCCCGGAACGCCACAGCGCTTCATTCTGGATCATGATCTTCAACCTGGACCGGTTCAGACGGATAAACAACACTTACGGTTACATGTTCGGCGATCAGGTACTTGAAGGGCTGGCTGCTGAACTTAAAAGGGTGATCCCTGAGCAGGCCGCCCTGGCCAGGCTCTGGGGGGATACCTTCGGCCTTTTTCAGCCTCAAAGCTCTCCTTCCAAATGCCAGGAACTGGCCAAGTCCATCCTTGAAAAAATATCAGAAACCGTTTTTGAATACGCTGTTTCAGGAGAAAAGGTGTCCCTGACTGCCAGTGCCGGTTCATCTTTTTTTCCTCAAGACATCAAAGGCCATCAGTTCAGAAAGACTCCCTACGAACTGGCCAGGATAGCCATTCAAAAAGCCCAGCAGGCCCTGGATATAGCCAAGGAAAACGGCAGAGGCAGGTCCTATTTTTTTGGCCAACTCCTGTCCCGGGGGGGAGTGATCATGGAGAACCTGCCCCTGAACCGGATGATAATCAACCTGGGAAAAAATGTAGATGCCTGCGAAGGGCAGAAGTTCATGGTCTGGTCCAGAAAATTCAATGGGCATTCCCAGATCATTCAGGAGCCGGATAAAAAATCCCTTGGCCATTACCCACCCATCCACAAGGGCGAAATCACCCTCCAGGAGGTCCAGGAGCGCATATCCATTGCCGAAGTCCTGTACCTGAATGATCCGTCCTGGGAAATCGAGCCTGGAGACAAGCTGAGCCTTTTGCCTGAAAAAGACAGCCTCCTGGAAAATAACGGTATCGTGGAAAACACCCTCCCCAAAAAAGATATCATGACCGGGCTTTATTCTTACAGGGACTTTGTCTCCCTGTGGAGCAAA from Desulfonatronovibrio hydrogenovorans DSM 9292 includes:
- the rpmA gene encoding 50S ribosomal protein L27 — its product is MAHKKAGGSSRNGRDSQGQRRGIKKYGGQAVKAGNILVRQLGTKVHPGENVGMGRDYTLFALIDGQVKYEKYARQKRVKTRVSIVPVAV
- the proB gene encoding glutamate 5-kinase, whose protein sequence is MKDATKERLKALEKVGRVVIKIGSAVLTSEDGLDLRVVNRLVDQIALIHDRGVDVILVSSGAVAAGCKVLSSCRAKSDLVFKQATSAVGQSRLMHAYDEVFGRYKKITAQILLTRDDLNNRERFINARNTMLQLLRWRVIPIINENDTVAVQELKFGDNDALAALILNLAEADLFINLTSADGVFSDNPLENSQAERIACIRDINAMPIQEMCKGKTKQGSGGMYSKLMAARKAAQIGVPTLILSGKDRFCLEKAFEGEDLGTWIMPCQKVISSRKFWLAYNLEPCGEVVIDQGAARAVFLQGKSLLPAGIVAVKGEFGKGDLVKVIVRGGAEKPAVGLSNYSSSDLALIMGKKSSEIEELLGECLYSEAIHRDNLLSEVLGL
- the obgE gene encoding GTPase ObgE, with the translated sequence MRFVDEAMITVRSGKGGNGCVSFRREKYIPKGGPDGGDGGKGGDIYFVADDKLLTLYDFRHKRVYEAGNGQSGMGRQKFGAGGNDLVVKVPPGTIIYSVSDEGESLVADLTVPDRKVLVARGGTGGKGNAHFKSSTMRAPRFAQPGQEGQELRLRLTLKVMADAGLLGLPNAGKSTFISLVSAAKPKIGAYPFTTLTPNLGVLDNDQGTRLVMADIPGLIEGAHEGHGLGDRFLKHVERTRFLVHILSVEDIDPDKPTQGFDLLNHELEKYSPELAQKEQIRVFNKIDLLDQDTLDRIMKNSSHIDPDIYYISALEGTGVDRLLKAIWEKFYRLSGRV
- a CDS encoding diguanylate cyclase domain-containing protein; translated protein: MYLNLDKSDLIRFESILKNSLASLISFTSYSLYFPREIPLAMQEGKKLVPIIEKDRTLLPLSLNNNFLGIFLAKGTDYNQLISLKDHLGSFTSLSLDKLFLHKQCMLDELTGLSNREQFTRMVEREIESVLSSITPGPAATMDNGPERHSASFWIMIFNLDRFRRINNTYGYMFGDQVLEGLAAELKRVIPEQAALARLWGDTFGLFQPQSSPSKCQELAKSILEKISETVFEYAVSGEKVSLTASAGSSFFPQDIKGHQFRKTPYELARIAIQKAQQALDIAKENGRGRSYFFGQLLSRGGVIMENLPLNRMIINLGKNVDACEGQKFMVWSRKFNGHSQIIQEPDKKSLGHYPPIHKGEITLQEVQERISIAEVLYLNDPSWEIEPGDKLSLLPEKDSLLENNGIVENTLPKKDIMTGLYSYRDFVSLWSKNRNCVDSFSMVMIRIHDHGKNDSEQGIGGENLILELMSSLKAVLAEEPLGGRYSSTCLIFYFPGQSPQDLYPALCQLSSSIRDSCQASIFTGIACFPYLNYSRINTLENCRKSLEHADLIEFPHVACFDSLTLTVSADRLFTRGDTFAALEEYKLALAADEANTLARNSLAICYARLGRMEMAAKQFQEIIGLEDQNIMAWYNLGCAHLKQGDLPDAEKAFEKCLEIERDHAFSLFRLGQLAENSGDLDKADKYYNQARETSSGKNLAPRHLARLAWKKGDREQAREHLHQALINNPRDAFSLNLMARIYLENNDDPQIAESLARQSVVLRPDVAGFWNDLAETLKAQGKEDQAAQAKARAFA
- the rplU gene encoding 50S ribosomal protein L21; this translates as MFAIIETGGKQFRVKEGQQIKVAKLADEAGSEIVLDKILAAGGQSEVKFGQPYVDGAKVVCDVLSHERDKKVIVFKKKRRKGYSKKQGHRQDFTRLRVKSIEA
- a CDS encoding ComF family protein, with the translated sequence MDPQLSFFWQKTYSILSSGFRQVLGKRCSVCGSVFDQAGPGVILCPACSWELRPRTGGFCGLCARIYALEDESTHLCLSCRTKPFSWQGISFYSVYNGLLKEMIIRYKFRADLGLGNVLGNLLFSATSFHPYEYLDLIVPVPLHRAKLASRGFNQSQELSRILAGRIRLPWSKDALVKTRNTPPQSALDRKHRLKAQKGAFQAGKEKVKDKKILLVDDIMTTGSTLEECTRVLLGSGASQVRVVVLARAV
- a CDS encoding flavodoxin family protein translates to MKNDLTIFACSPRKGGNTDLAAHEALEAAQRAGCSAQLVYLRNYRVMPCVGCHGCAESQDFECLFKDRDDCAMLLERIDLAGTVCFCSPIYFYHLPAGFKGLIDRSQSYYERWVANPASSPRGKKALCVLVAGRSRGRSLFQGSLLTMRYFLTPFGYDLNDLCLRGVDQKSDLENLPQLRARIRSFVEAGLK
- a CDS encoding glycosyltransferase; translation: MKDSTIPFSMSTNLSRLRMVHHTILRDQGGTAMIAGLLSLGMCSRGWDSRVESEICGTNGRPSPDLKGRDQDVLVHIHSTQNWPKTLLSCLGLKQRPVVTMHDASLFTGGCVYPLECRKWLAGCHECQRGYSDSHEDWQRRQDAAALVKPVLVSPSAWLAEMAERAFPGLKVRVIANGIEQASALKDDQGHIPDFQGELVLFVAHGGVEAGYKSGGQWMRIWKLIKKTRPRARALFVGNKVQDRTADVFHLPYLPNHAVRSIMERASILIYPSIADNHPLVILEAMMSRLPVVSFGVGGIPEQIKSGSTGILIRPGDYQAMAESAAGLLMHPRQARAMAEQAYGVAMDRFTSPRMIDEYGDIYQDLAAKKEEK
- a CDS encoding nitroreductase family protein, with the protein product MRIMETITTRRSIRKFTDEPVTKEHVLAVLEAGRWAPSGLNNQPWRFLVLNARDSRKQALEGCTKYAHVVRGAQVLIVVFLDRKAKYHHEKDCQGAGACIQNMLLAIHGLGLGGVWLGEIINQEKEVHQVLGTDAEHLELMAVVALGHPASGGSSSRRELSQLMVEPF
- a CDS encoding MBL fold metallo-hydrolase; translated protein: MLKLKQFNLGPLETNCYLIYNDKQALAVDPGGDPEAVIDFLQTQELNLQTILNTHLHFDHIQGNQSLSSRTGAEIMAPQKDSFLLQTEVGGGGFMGFPETPAFDFINLEPGQTVFLDSPCHVLGTPGHTPGSLSFYFPELNAVFVGDLLFFRSVGRTDFPGGDPEVLKESAQKQIFTLPDNTTIYSGHGPESRVLDERLHNPFFHEHKFI